AACTTGCCAACGCATTACCATGTGGATTGTCATTACCATGTGGAGAGATAGAAGCTGGAGAATTGGTAAAATTGTTAAATGAAGATGATTTCCCAATAAAAGACGCTGAAGATTTGGCTGTGAAATTGGCAAATAAATGCTTAATTGAGAAGGAAAATAAATAAGAGAATCAAAACTTTGCAATTTTAATTTATAATTTTTGCTATTACTTAAAGATGGTGGTAAAATGTTAATTGAAGTCTTTACATCACCAATGTGTCCGCATTGTCCAGCAGCAAAGAAAGTTGTTGAAGATGTTGTGGGTAAATTGAGTTGTGATGATATTGAAGTAAAGTATATTGATGTAACGGAAGACCCTGGTAGCGTAGATAAATACAGTATTATGGCTGTTCCAACTATTGTGGTTGATGGTGAAGTCGCATTTGTTGGAGCTCCTTCCAAGGAACAATTTGAAAATTATCTAAGAGAAAAGTTGAATAGGTGAATCATGGATGATTAAAGAAAATATCTTAGATGCTTTAAATAAACAAATAAACAGAGAATTTTATTCCGCATATCTCTACTTATCTATGTCAGCTTATGCAGAATCTATTGGATTGAAGGGTTTTGCTCAATGGCTTAAAGTCCAAAGCCAAGAAGAATTGGATCACGCAATGAAGATATATGATTATGTCATAGAAAGAGGGGGAAAAGTAAAACTATACTCCATAGAAGAACCAAAGAGCGAGTGGTCATCAATTATTGAAGTATTTGAAGATGGATATAAACATGAAGTATCCATAACTCAATCAATAAATGATATCATGGATCTTGCAATGTCTGAAAAGGATTATGCAACAGTAAATATGCTTCAATGGTTTGTAACTGAACAAGTTGAAGAAGAAGCGTCCTTTTCAGAAATTTTGGATAAATTAAAGCTAATTGGAGATGATAAAAGAGGTTTATTCATGCTTGATAAAGAACTTGGACAGAGAACTTACTCTCCTTAACTACAAAAGATTTAGGTGGAAATATGACATGGTGGAAATGTTCTAACTGCGGATATTTATTTGAGGCAGATACAATCCCTGAAAAATGTCCAAACTGTGGTGAAAAATGTACTTTTTATGATGTGACATGCTATACACCAGAATGTGGATGCCAAGGTTACGATCCAAAATTGGTTGCAAGAAAAGATCCACGTATCCTCTAATAACTTAAGTTATCCTTGAATAGATTATCTAAACTACGAATAC
The sequence above is a segment of the Methanotorris igneus Kol 5 genome. Coding sequences within it:
- a CDS encoding ferritin — translated: MIKENILDALNKQINREFYSAYLYLSMSAYAESIGLKGFAQWLKVQSQEELDHAMKIYDYVIERGGKVKLYSIEEPKSEWSSIIEVFEDGYKHEVSITQSINDIMDLAMSEKDYATVNMLQWFVTEQVEEEASFSEILDKLKLIGDDKRGLFMLDKELGQRTYSP
- a CDS encoding MJ0307 family thioredoxin → MLIEVFTSPMCPHCPAAKKVVEDVVGKLSCDDIEVKYIDVTEDPGSVDKYSIMAVPTIVVDGEVAFVGAPSKEQFENYLREKLNR
- a CDS encoding MTH865 family protein, whose protein sequence is MITTNHPLYEALKDIQDFKLRLVEFFKDKKVFPIKSKVELANALPCGLSLPCGEIEAGELVKLLNEDDFPIKDAEDLAVKLANKCLIEKENK
- a CDS encoding rubredoxin-like domain-containing protein, with protein sequence MTWWKCSNCGYLFEADTIPEKCPNCGEKCTFYDVTCYTPECGCQGYDPKLVARKDPRIL